The genomic interval GTATAAAACACAGAGGACACTTTCCCTTGTTCCATGGAGCTGACTGATGATGGCTGCAGGTACATGAATGCTACAGATCCATAGAAAACAACAACAGCTGAGATATGGGAGCTGCAGGTGCTGAAGGCTTTGGACCTGCCTTCAGTGGAGTGGATTCGGAGGATGCTAGAGAGGATGAAGATGTAGGAAGCAAGGATGGTTAAAACAGGAATCAGGACATTAAAAGCACTAAAGACTAGAGCCAATAATTCATTCATGGAGATGCTAGAACAGGATAGCTCCAAGAGTGGGAAGAGATCACAAAAATAATGGTTAATCACATTGGCCTTGCAGAAATAGAGTCTCAACATAAAGCCTGTATGGATTGCAGATTCAATGATGCACAAAATATAAACTGTCACTGTGAGCTGGAAGCACCTATAATAAGACATGATGACATTGTATAGCAAAGGGTTACAGATGGCAACATAGCAGTCATATGCCATTACAGCCAACATATGACATTctgcaataataaaaacaataaagaaatagaGCTGAGTCATACATTCAGGGTAGGAGATGATATTCTTCTCTGTCACAAAGTTCACCAGCATTTTGGGGGTAACAACCGTGGAATGACAGAAATCAATAAAGGACAAATTGGTGAGGAaatagtacatgggggtgtgcaggtgAGAACTGAGCCCTATCAGTGTGATCATGCCCAGGTTCCCCACCACTGTGACCACATAGATTCCTAGGAAGAAGACCAGAAGGGGAATCTGGAGCTCTGGTTTCTCTGTGAGCCCAGCGAGGATAAACTCAGTCACTGAGGAGTGATTTCCAGGGTCCATTTTCTTCTCAGCAGGttctaagtttaaaaataaagaaatgagtgTACTTTtgtgttggggtgtgtgtgtgtgtgcgtgtgtgtgtgtgtgtgagagagagagagacagatattTATGAACATAtgcatgtgcacgtgtgtgagGCAGAGAGTAATCCTGCTGAGATCATTCTTTAGTGATCATCAGAGGACATACATAATGTGCGGATTTCTTTAGCTTCTATTGTCATTCTAGGACAAACTACGATTCTGGTTGAACTAGAATAGAAATTATAAACTTCAAGAATCTTATAATTGAGATATTTCATAAAGTTTAAGAGAAACACTGATTTCTGGACTTGTAAAGGCAGTCAAAATGAACATTTCTAGCACTCTTCTTTCCTCCAAATTTCTGGATTCCAACCTATTTCAAGTCAGAAGAATTTTATGTCAAGGCCAAGATTTTAGTTTATGAACATGAACATGATATAATAACTTAGCATCACTTCATATAGTCAAGTGCCACTGGCTCTCATGATCTGCTCCTGGGTAAGATGGAGTTCTGTGGGCTGGTCACTTTACAGTCAGATGTAAAGGAACAATTCTGAACACAAAGATGGTCTGTTAATTCAGGATTCCCCAATATGGTTGATCATCAGAGTCACCTAGAGAGATCACAACATTTATGAATATAATGAgtgtaaaaatgtaaacatataattaaaaatgaaattcttcaATCATCTTCCTTAACATTCTTTACTCCAGGGATAGATTAATCTCAGTAGAACAGCTCTGAtaaatcatttttgtttctgtctctttgaaaTATTGCCTCTACAATCTTAAATAATTCACAAATCTTGGTACTTCCAGAATTCCAGAATTTTAtcaaatttctcttttattgtaTATGCTGTTACTTTAGTTAAATCATTACCACTGCCTCTTTTTTAGTCTAGTAtttgatacttttattttaaaaaatgcttttcctttttgctctttatctttaaaaagtgtcctcaaaaatattgtaaagtaagtagcctctaattaaagtaaataaactaaaaaaaaagtgtttagaaTCTTGGAAGATTTTAAAGATCTTAACACCTGATaatcaaaataatacaaaaacaaataagcCAACAAAACTACCAATGTAATTGTGATGATCAGCGAGGTT from Bos indicus x Bos taurus breed Angus x Brahman F1 hybrid chromosome 29, Bos_hybrid_MaternalHap_v2.0, whole genome shotgun sequence carries:
- the LOC113886022 gene encoding putative olfactory receptor 8G3 pseudogene gives rise to the protein MDPGNHSSVTEFILAGLTEKPELQIPLLVFFLGIYVVTVVGNLGMITLIGLSSHLHTPMYYFLTNLSFIDFCHSTVVTPKMLVNFVTEKNIISYPECMTQLYFFIVFIIAECHMLAVMAYDCYVAICNPLLYNVIMSYYRCFQLTVTVYILCIIESAIHTGFMLRLYFCKANVINHYFCDLFPLLELSCSSISMNELLALVFSAFNVLIPVLTILASYIFILSSILRIHSTEGRSKAFSTCSSHISAVVVFYGSVAFMYLQPSSVSSMEQGKVSSVFYTCIVPMLNPLIYSLRNKDVKFALKKILDKITRIKSESLKN